In a genomic window of Mycolicibacter heraklionensis:
- a CDS encoding Zn-ribbon domain-containing OB-fold protein, with the protein MQTALAPDISTWPDENPQLIGSRCGACDATVFPAQPRCPSCSGDQMCQELLPRTGTLVAWTTQGFPPGAPYLGPTGKDFVPFGVGLVQLGDVIRVEGRLTENDPDKLEFGMPVELVMVPFTSDADGNDVITFAFRPVSETAIP; encoded by the coding sequence ATGCAGACGGCACTCGCACCCGACATATCGACGTGGCCGGACGAGAACCCGCAGCTGATCGGCAGCCGCTGCGGCGCCTGTGACGCCACGGTATTCCCGGCCCAGCCGCGCTGCCCGAGCTGCAGCGGCGACCAGATGTGCCAGGAGCTGCTGCCGCGCACCGGCACCCTGGTGGCCTGGACCACCCAGGGCTTTCCACCCGGAGCCCCGTATCTGGGCCCCACCGGCAAGGACTTCGTGCCGTTCGGTGTCGGCCTGGTGCAGCTCGGCGACGTCATCCGCGTCGAAGGTCGCCTCACCGAGAACGACCCCGACAAGCTGGAATTCGGCATGCCGGTGGAGTTGGTCATGGTGCCCTTCACCTCCGACGCCGACGGCAACGACGTCATCACCTTCGCCTTCCGGCCGGTATCGGAGACCGCGATCCCATGA
- a CDS encoding Zn-ribbon domain-containing OB-fold protein — protein sequence MITFERPMPVKTPTTAPFWDALAQHRIVIQYSPSTESYVFYPRVRAPRTLADDLEWREISGMGTLYSFTVARRPVGPHFADAVPQLLAIVEWDEGPRFSTELVNVDPADLVVGMRVQPVFCDYPEHDVTMLRYEPAPDHG from the coding sequence ATGATCACCTTTGAACGGCCGATGCCCGTCAAGACGCCCACCACCGCTCCGTTCTGGGATGCGCTGGCGCAGCACCGCATCGTCATCCAGTACTCGCCGTCGACCGAGAGCTACGTGTTCTATCCGCGGGTCCGCGCGCCGCGCACGCTGGCCGACGATCTGGAATGGCGCGAGATCTCCGGGATGGGCACCCTGTACTCCTTCACGGTGGCTCGCCGCCCGGTCGGCCCGCATTTCGCCGACGCGGTGCCGCAACTGCTGGCGATCGTCGAATGGGATGAGGGCCCGCGGTTCTCCACCGAACTGGTCAACGTCGATCCCGCTGATCTGGTGGTGGGGATGCGGGTGCAGCCGGTGTTCTGCGACTATCCGGAACACGACGTCACGATGCTGCGCTACGAACCGGCTCCGGATCATGGCTGA
- a CDS encoding CaiB/BaiF CoA transferase family protein produces the protein MDGFRVLEVAQFTFVPAAGAILADWGADVIKVEHPVRGDTQRGFIRMGGFELNPDRHPLIEHPNRGKRSVGIDVSTSGGQQVLYELAATADVFLTNYLPRARQKNKFDVEHIRAANPNIVYARGSAYGDKGPERDIGGFDGTAFWTRSGVGHALSPEELGAPLSQGIPAFGDSIGGMNIAGGIAAALLHRERTGEALEVDVSLLSTAWWAAGASVTQGMDTGEAMRAMMPESDGSVGNPFLGNYTTSDGGTINLCIVSPTGYIRDTFEHLGIPEAADDPRFAEVLPLMQNAEAASALIVAAIGAKPFEYWRHHLKTMKGQWAPFQSLVDLGSDEQAIANDMIVEVEPGDGGPPFKVVRGPVQFNHEPLETTRAPQASEHTEIILMELGMDWDRIEKLKESGDIA, from the coding sequence ATGGACGGTTTCCGGGTGCTGGAAGTCGCGCAATTCACCTTCGTGCCGGCCGCCGGGGCGATCCTTGCCGATTGGGGCGCCGACGTCATCAAGGTCGAGCACCCGGTGCGGGGCGACACCCAGCGCGGGTTCATCCGGATGGGTGGTTTCGAACTCAACCCCGACCGTCATCCGCTGATCGAGCATCCCAATCGGGGCAAGCGCAGCGTCGGGATCGATGTCTCGACTTCCGGTGGGCAGCAGGTGCTTTACGAACTGGCTGCCACGGCCGACGTGTTCTTGACGAACTATCTGCCGCGGGCACGGCAGAAGAACAAGTTCGATGTCGAGCACATCCGCGCCGCCAATCCCAACATCGTCTACGCCCGCGGCAGCGCCTACGGCGACAAGGGCCCCGAACGCGACATCGGCGGCTTCGACGGCACCGCCTTCTGGACCCGCAGCGGGGTCGGCCACGCACTGAGCCCCGAGGAACTGGGCGCGCCGCTGTCCCAGGGCATTCCCGCATTCGGCGACTCGATCGGCGGGATGAACATCGCCGGCGGGATCGCCGCTGCGCTACTGCATCGTGAACGCACCGGCGAGGCGCTTGAGGTCGACGTGTCGTTGCTGTCCACCGCGTGGTGGGCCGCTGGTGCCAGCGTGACGCAGGGCATGGACACCGGCGAAGCCATGCGGGCGATGATGCCGGAATCCGACGGTTCGGTGGGCAACCCGTTCCTGGGCAATTACACGACCTCCGACGGCGGCACCATCAACCTGTGCATCGTCAGCCCGACCGGCTACATCCGAGACACCTTCGAGCATCTGGGGATTCCCGAGGCCGCCGACGACCCGCGCTTCGCCGAGGTGCTGCCGCTGATGCAGAACGCCGAGGCGGCCAGCGCACTGATCGTCGCCGCGATCGGCGCTAAGCCGTTCGAGTACTGGCGTCACCACCTCAAGACCATGAAGGGCCAGTGGGCGCCGTTCCAGAGCCTGGTCGATCTGGGCTCCGACGAGCAGGCCATCGCCAACGACATGATCGTTGAGGTGGAACCCGGCGACGGCGGACCGCCGTTCAAGGTGGTCCGCGGGCCGGTTCAGTTCAACCACGAGCCGCTGGAGACCACGCGTGCCCCCCAAGCCTCCGAGCACACCGAGATCATCCTGATGGAACTCGGGATGGATTGGGACCGCATCGAAAAGCTCAAAGAGTCCGGTGACATTGCCTAG
- a CDS encoding thiolase family protein: MTHDVAIIGVGLHPFGRFEGKSAMAMGVDAIFAAVADARVDWKDIGAATGGSWTVANPDAIVGMVGLSGIPFTNVFNACATAASAAKVCADGIRLGDYDIGIAVGLDKHPRGAFTEDPALVGMPRWYAENGQYLTTQFFGMKANRYLHDHGISQQTLARVAAKNFRNGALNPNAFRRKPISEEEILGSTMLNYPLTQYMFCAPDEGAAAVVMCRADIAHRYTDKPVYLRAVEVRTRRYGAYEVNTTFAPVTEDVAPTVYAARAAFEKSGVAPEDVDVIQLQDTDAGAEIIHMAECGFCADGDQEKLLADGATEITGSLPVNTDGGLIANGEPIGASGLRQIHELVRQLRGEAGDRQVPGEPKVGFAQLYGAPGTAAATILTT; the protein is encoded by the coding sequence ATGACTCATGACGTAGCGATCATCGGCGTCGGCCTGCACCCGTTCGGCCGATTCGAGGGCAAGTCCGCGATGGCGATGGGGGTCGACGCCATCTTCGCCGCGGTCGCCGACGCGCGCGTGGACTGGAAGGACATCGGGGCCGCGACCGGCGGCAGCTGGACGGTGGCCAACCCGGACGCGATCGTCGGGATGGTCGGACTGTCGGGCATCCCGTTCACCAACGTGTTCAACGCATGTGCCACCGCGGCCAGCGCGGCCAAGGTCTGCGCGGACGGTATCCGGTTGGGCGACTACGACATCGGCATCGCCGTCGGCCTGGACAAGCACCCGCGCGGGGCGTTCACCGAAGACCCGGCTCTGGTCGGGATGCCGCGTTGGTACGCCGAGAACGGCCAGTACCTGACCACCCAGTTCTTCGGCATGAAGGCGAATCGCTATCTGCACGATCACGGTATCTCCCAGCAGACGCTGGCCAGGGTCGCGGCGAAGAACTTCCGCAACGGCGCGTTGAACCCGAACGCGTTCCGGCGCAAGCCGATCTCCGAGGAGGAGATCCTGGGATCGACAATGCTGAACTACCCGCTGACCCAGTACATGTTCTGCGCGCCCGACGAGGGCGCTGCGGCGGTGGTGATGTGCCGCGCCGACATCGCGCACCGCTACACCGACAAGCCGGTGTATCTGCGCGCGGTGGAGGTCCGCACCCGGCGCTACGGCGCGTACGAGGTGAACACCACCTTCGCCCCGGTCACCGAAGACGTGGCGCCCACGGTCTACGCGGCCCGCGCCGCGTTTGAAAAGTCCGGTGTCGCACCCGAAGACGTCGACGTCATCCAGTTGCAGGACACCGACGCCGGCGCCGAGATCATCCACATGGCCGAGTGCGGCTTCTGCGCCGACGGCGACCAGGAGAAGCTGCTCGCCGACGGGGCGACCGAGATCACCGGGTCGCTGCCGGTCAACACCGACGGCGGGCTGATCGCCAACGGCGAGCCGATCGGCGCGTCGGGGCTGCGCCAGATCCACGAGCTGGTGCGCCAGCTGCGCGGCGAAGCCGGCGACCGCCAGGTGCCCGGGGAGCCGAAGGTCGGGTTCGCTCAGCTCTACGGCGCGCCCGGCACCGCGGCCGCCACCATCCTGACCACCTGA
- a CDS encoding SDR family NAD(P)-dependent oxidoreductase, with protein MEIENKRAIIVGGASGFGKATAELLAKRGAQVAVLDRPQSKGKEVAESIGGHFFEADVTDFAGTERVLNEAVEALGGVHIAVTTAGGGIGQRTINRDGPHDLEAFRSTQDLNVVGTFNVSRLAAWHMSTNEPEDDERGVIINTSSIAAFEGQIGQVAYTASKAAIAGMCLTMARDLGSVGIRVLAIAPSLFATGLTEGIPDEFAAVLTKDAAFPKRLGRPEEYAKLAAAIVENPMLNGQCIRLDAGQRFAPK; from the coding sequence GTGGAGATCGAAAACAAGCGCGCGATCATCGTTGGTGGCGCATCCGGGTTCGGCAAGGCGACCGCGGAGCTGTTGGCCAAACGCGGTGCCCAGGTGGCAGTCCTGGACCGGCCGCAGTCAAAGGGCAAGGAAGTGGCCGAGTCGATCGGCGGCCATTTCTTCGAAGCCGACGTCACCGATTTCGCCGGTACCGAGCGGGTACTCAACGAGGCAGTCGAGGCGTTGGGCGGGGTGCACATTGCGGTCACCACAGCGGGTGGCGGTATCGGTCAACGAACGATCAATCGGGACGGACCGCACGACCTGGAGGCGTTTCGCAGCACCCAGGATCTCAACGTCGTCGGGACCTTCAACGTCAGCCGGCTCGCTGCCTGGCACATGAGCACCAACGAGCCCGAAGACGACGAACGCGGCGTGATCATCAATACGTCCTCGATCGCGGCTTTCGAAGGCCAGATCGGGCAGGTCGCCTACACGGCATCCAAGGCCGCGATCGCCGGGATGTGCCTGACGATGGCCCGCGATCTGGGCAGCGTCGGCATCCGGGTGCTGGCGATCGCTCCCAGCCTGTTCGCCACGGGCCTCACCGAGGGCATCCCCGACGAGTTCGCCGCGGTGCTGACCAAGGATGCGGCGTTCCCGAAACGGCTGGGCCGGCCCGAGGAGTACGCCAAGCTGGCGGCTGCCATCGTTGAGAATCCGATGCTCAACGGCCAGTGCATCCGCCTGGACGCCGGCCAGCGCTTCGCGCCGAAATGA
- a CDS encoding aldehyde dehydrogenase family protein, translated as MLIDGKLVAAASGAEFDNVSPATGRRLGTTAAAGKSDMQEAIGAARRAFDDTDWSTNRALRKRCLVQLQSALESEKEQLRTELIAEVGCPVMTTQLAQLDWPLADGLRYPGRLIDEFEWERPLDGGGLFGDRNVRTVVKEPVGVVAAITPSNFPIEVILNKLGPALAAGNTVVLKPDPNTPWNATRLGRLIAEHTDIPAGVVNVVPTPSNEVAGLLGTDPRVDMISFTGSTTVGKLLARNSSDTMKRTFLELGGKSALIVLDDADPAKVIPGAVGVCVHAGQACAATTRMLVHTSMFEELVAAVTAAFAAVTVGDPALPQTLVGPLISAAQKRRVLDAYAQARQDGAEITTGGGEVDGLPAELVGGHYVQPTVIVGVDNGTAIAREEVFGPVVVILPFGDDDEAVRIANDSAYGLAGAVVSASNDRALEVARRIRTGAVGVNGGMYYGADAPFGGYKSSGWGRQCGIEGFAQYLETKTIAYREPRGGH; from the coding sequence ATGCTGATCGACGGCAAGCTGGTGGCAGCGGCCTCGGGTGCCGAGTTCGACAATGTCAGCCCGGCCACCGGGCGGCGGTTGGGGACCACCGCGGCCGCGGGCAAGAGCGACATGCAGGAGGCGATCGGTGCGGCCCGGCGGGCGTTCGATGACACCGATTGGTCGACCAACCGCGCGCTGCGCAAGCGCTGCCTGGTGCAACTGCAGTCGGCGCTGGAGTCCGAGAAGGAACAGCTGCGTACCGAGCTGATCGCCGAAGTCGGGTGCCCGGTGATGACGACCCAACTGGCGCAGCTGGATTGGCCGCTCGCCGACGGGCTGCGCTACCCGGGACGGTTGATCGATGAATTCGAGTGGGAGCGGCCACTCGACGGCGGCGGACTGTTCGGCGACCGCAACGTCCGCACCGTCGTCAAGGAGCCGGTCGGTGTGGTTGCGGCGATCACGCCGTCCAATTTTCCCATCGAGGTGATCCTCAACAAGCTGGGGCCGGCCCTGGCGGCCGGCAACACCGTGGTCCTCAAGCCCGACCCGAACACCCCGTGGAACGCCACCCGGTTGGGGCGCCTGATCGCCGAGCACACCGACATCCCCGCCGGGGTGGTCAATGTGGTGCCCACGCCGTCCAACGAGGTCGCCGGACTGCTTGGCACCGACCCCCGGGTCGACATGATCTCGTTCACCGGGTCCACCACGGTCGGCAAGCTGCTGGCCCGCAACAGCTCCGACACCATGAAGCGGACCTTTCTGGAGCTGGGCGGCAAGTCGGCGCTGATCGTGCTCGACGACGCCGACCCCGCCAAGGTGATCCCCGGCGCGGTGGGGGTGTGCGTGCACGCCGGGCAGGCCTGCGCGGCCACCACCCGGATGCTGGTGCACACCAGCATGTTCGAGGAGTTGGTCGCTGCGGTCACCGCGGCCTTCGCTGCGGTCACCGTGGGCGACCCGGCGCTGCCGCAGACCCTGGTCGGCCCGCTGATCAGCGCCGCGCAGAAGCGGCGTGTGCTCGACGCCTACGCGCAGGCCCGGCAAGACGGTGCCGAAATCACCACCGGTGGTGGGGAAGTCGACGGTCTTCCGGCAGAGCTGGTGGGCGGGCACTACGTGCAGCCGACGGTGATCGTCGGGGTCGACAACGGCACGGCCATCGCCAGGGAGGAAGTGTTCGGGCCGGTGGTGGTGATACTGCCGTTCGGCGACGACGACGAGGCGGTGCGCATCGCCAACGACAGCGCCTACGGGCTGGCCGGTGCGGTGGTCTCGGCGTCGAACGACCGGGCACTGGAAGTGGCTCGCCGGATCCGGACCGGCGCGGTCGGCGTCAACGGTGGCATGTACTACGGGGCCGATGCCCCGTTCGGCGGCTACAAGAGCAGTGGCTGGGGCAGGCAGTGCGGGATCGAGGGGTTCGCGCAGTATCTGGAGACCAAGACGATCGCCTACCGCGAGCCTCGCGGGGGACATTGA
- a CDS encoding nuclear transport factor 2 family protein, giving the protein MADDAAAQIEAIKRLKSRYCRYLDTKDWAAWRALFTDDFVSDTSKAGGKIITGADEFVAFIRKTLSTRATVHQVHAPDIELDSPTTAHGVWALEDVVRFGPGVNLRGYSHYTETYEKVDGDWRIKTSTLTRLREDIFNGVFAVYLSPRVRAVLARAAGRFMN; this is encoded by the coding sequence ATGGCTGACGACGCCGCGGCGCAGATCGAGGCGATCAAACGCCTGAAGTCCCGCTACTGCCGCTATCTGGACACCAAGGACTGGGCGGCCTGGCGTGCCCTGTTCACCGATGATTTCGTCAGCGACACCTCAAAGGCCGGCGGCAAAATCATCACCGGCGCTGACGAATTCGTCGCCTTCATCCGAAAGACCCTGAGCACGAGGGCGACAGTGCATCAGGTGCACGCGCCCGATATTGAGCTCGACTCGCCGACCACGGCGCACGGGGTGTGGGCGCTGGAAGATGTGGTGCGGTTCGGCCCCGGCGTCAATCTGCGCGGCTACAGCCATTACACCGAGACCTACGAGAAGGTCGACGGCGACTGGCGAATCAAGACCTCGACGCTGACCAGGCTGCGCGAGGACATCTTCAACGGAGTATTCGCGGTCTATCTCTCGCCGCGGGTCCGCGCGGTGCTGGCCCGGGCTGCCGGCCGGTTCATGAACTGA
- a CDS encoding cytochrome P450: MTLDSSPATPISPHPYHRLDISETGFWGKDFRTRDETFATLRDEPGLTWHRPIDAVFPHQETGYWAATRHADVKFISQHEELFCSSEGVSVDPMPAEIQRNMTFFLAMDPPEHTRYRKLISSGFTPRQVRRIEDQIKANSRSIVDDLLAQLRSGDQIDFVASCSGQLPMRTVSDMIGIDPADQQKVAYAAECLFSGSDDEYASLEERAVHVMTQLGVLAGSGVELAQRRRAEPHDDLMTELVNAEVDGHRLTDTELGSFMVLLGSAGNDTTKQATTHAFKALVEHPEQRAWLLADYDNRIGGAVEEFVRWATPVLAFARHAVVDTEVAGTEIKAGEKVALFYCSANRDETVFDRPHEFDITRTTNPHLGFGGGGAHYCLGTHVARMELRHLFHELLTRLPEVRIGEPEYLQSTFVHGIKRMPISLA; the protein is encoded by the coding sequence ATGACATTGGATTCGTCACCTGCCACACCGATATCCCCGCACCCGTACCATCGGCTCGACATCTCCGAAACCGGCTTCTGGGGCAAGGACTTCCGGACCCGGGACGAAACGTTTGCGACGCTGCGCGACGAGCCGGGGCTGACTTGGCACCGACCGATAGACGCGGTGTTCCCGCATCAGGAGACCGGATACTGGGCGGCAACCCGGCACGCCGACGTCAAATTCATCAGCCAGCATGAAGAGCTGTTCTGTTCCAGCGAAGGCGTCAGCGTCGACCCGATGCCGGCCGAGATCCAGCGCAACATGACGTTCTTCCTGGCGATGGACCCGCCCGAGCACACCCGTTACCGCAAGCTGATCAGCTCGGGATTCACACCGCGGCAGGTCCGACGCATCGAGGACCAGATCAAGGCCAACTCCCGCAGCATCGTCGACGACCTGCTGGCCCAGTTGCGCAGCGGCGACCAGATCGACTTCGTCGCAAGCTGTTCCGGCCAACTGCCGATGCGCACCGTCTCCGACATGATCGGCATCGACCCGGCCGACCAGCAGAAGGTCGCCTACGCCGCCGAGTGCCTGTTCAGTGGCAGCGACGACGAGTACGCCTCGCTGGAGGAGCGGGCCGTGCACGTCATGACGCAGCTGGGCGTGCTCGCCGGTTCCGGCGTCGAACTGGCCCAGCGCCGACGCGCCGAGCCGCACGATGACCTGATGACCGAGCTGGTCAACGCCGAGGTCGACGGCCACCGTCTCACTGACACCGAACTCGGCTCCTTCATGGTGTTGCTGGGCTCGGCGGGCAACGACACCACCAAGCAGGCCACCACGCACGCGTTCAAGGCCCTCGTCGAGCATCCCGAGCAACGCGCCTGGCTGCTGGCGGACTACGACAACCGGATCGGCGGGGCGGTCGAGGAATTCGTGCGCTGGGCGACACCGGTACTGGCCTTCGCCCGCCACGCGGTGGTGGACACCGAGGTCGCCGGGACCGAGATCAAGGCCGGCGAGAAGGTGGCGCTGTTCTACTGCTCGGCCAACCGCGACGAGACGGTGTTCGACCGGCCGCATGAGTTCGACATCACCCGCACCACCAACCCGCACCTGGGGTTCGGCGGCGGTGGAGCGCACTACTGCCTGGGCACCCATGTCGCCCGGATGGAGCTGCGCCACCTGTTCCATGAGCTGCTCACCCGACTGCCCGAGGTCAGGATCGGCGAACCGGAATACCTGCAGAGCACCTTCGTGCACGGCATCAAACGAATGCCGATCAGCCTCGCCTGA
- a CDS encoding cytochrome P450, with protein MESQVDDIAAALDKPADYLKNPYPYFQSKRGGPGVFPGTVMDYSKTPASLRPKTPFAAVSFEAVNQVFRDADSFNSHIYDVTIGLFIGPTILAMEGEPHRKHRNLVSSAFKRRSLVRWEPEVVRPVCNALIDEFVADGTADLVSGFTFEFPTRVISRLLGLPEEDLPWFRQRAIELISYTVDYERAFAASAQLKDYFLAQMEKRKSRATEDIIGDLVTAEVDGEKLTDEAIFSFLRLLLPAGLETTYRATSNLLYLLLTHPEQFAAVRADHDLIGAAIEEGLRYETPLTTVQRTAIRDTAVAGVEIPAGAVVDVCIGSANRDEARWERPEEFDIFRKWIPHITFAAGEHTCMGLHLARMEMRVAMECLLDRLGEITLVTDGNPHIYGQPFRSPRSLPVTFTSKRSA; from the coding sequence GTGGAGAGTCAGGTCGACGACATCGCTGCCGCACTCGACAAGCCGGCCGACTACTTGAAGAACCCCTACCCGTACTTCCAGAGCAAGCGCGGCGGACCCGGGGTCTTTCCGGGAACGGTCATGGACTACTCCAAGACCCCGGCATCGCTGCGGCCCAAAACTCCGTTCGCCGCGGTCTCTTTCGAGGCGGTGAACCAGGTCTTCCGCGACGCGGACTCGTTCAACTCGCACATTTACGACGTCACCATCGGCCTGTTCATCGGACCGACGATCCTGGCGATGGAGGGCGAGCCGCACCGCAAGCATCGCAACCTGGTCTCGTCGGCGTTCAAGCGGAGATCGCTGGTGCGCTGGGAGCCGGAGGTGGTCCGGCCGGTCTGCAACGCCCTGATCGATGAGTTCGTCGCCGACGGCACCGCCGATCTGGTGTCGGGGTTCACCTTCGAGTTCCCCACCCGGGTCATCTCCAGGCTGCTGGGCCTGCCCGAGGAGGATCTGCCGTGGTTTCGTCAGCGGGCGATCGAGCTGATCAGCTACACCGTCGACTACGAGCGGGCGTTCGCCGCCTCGGCGCAGCTGAAGGACTACTTCCTGGCCCAGATGGAGAAACGTAAGTCGCGGGCCACCGAAGACATCATCGGCGACCTGGTGACCGCGGAGGTGGACGGCGAAAAGCTCACCGACGAAGCCATCTTCTCGTTCCTTCGCCTGCTGCTGCCGGCCGGTCTGGAGACCACCTACCGGGCCACCAGCAACCTGCTGTACCTGCTGCTCACCCATCCCGAACAGTTCGCGGCGGTGCGCGCCGACCACGATCTGATCGGCGCCGCGATCGAGGAGGGGCTGCGCTACGAGACTCCGCTGACCACGGTGCAGCGCACCGCCATCCGCGACACCGCGGTGGCCGGCGTCGAGATTCCCGCCGGCGCCGTCGTCGATGTCTGCATCGGGTCGGCCAACCGTGACGAGGCCCGGTGGGAACGCCCGGAGGAGTTCGACATCTTCCGCAAGTGGATTCCGCACATCACGTTCGCCGCGGGCGAGCACACCTGCATGGGACTGCATCTGGCCCGCATGGAGATGCGGGTCGCGATGGAATGCCTACTGGACCGGCTCGGCGAGATCACCCTGGTCACCGACGGCAACCCGCACATCTACGGGCAGCCGTTCCGCTCCCCCCGTTCGCTGCCGGTGACGTTCACCAGCAAGAGATCTGCCTGA
- a CDS encoding SDR family oxidoreductase codes for MTNPQRKVVVVGAGSGIGAATAAHFYERGDFVLAVDVRAHDTPASQHASCDIRDPAAIAEFTAGIGDGWDLLAHVAGVPGTASAADVLTVNYLGMRLMTEGLLPRLRRGGAVVAVASTAALGWEQRIQVLNGLLESTDAQAVMRWQAGQDPAYPVYSTSKQAMILYAKRRAATAHAQYGVRINTVSPGPVETPILPDFERSMGKEMLDTVRTAVGRHAGVEDIVPVIDFLGSPAAGWITGQDVLVDGGFINSITAGTPIPA; via the coding sequence ATGACCAACCCGCAGCGCAAGGTCGTGGTCGTGGGCGCGGGGTCGGGAATCGGCGCCGCGACGGCCGCGCACTTCTACGAGCGCGGCGATTTCGTCCTCGCCGTCGACGTGCGCGCCCATGACACGCCGGCGTCGCAACACGCCAGCTGCGACATTCGGGATCCCGCGGCCATCGCCGAGTTCACCGCCGGGATCGGAGACGGCTGGGACCTGCTGGCTCACGTCGCCGGCGTACCCGGCACCGCATCGGCCGCTGATGTGCTGACGGTGAACTACCTGGGCATGCGCCTGATGACCGAGGGGCTGCTGCCGCGGCTTCGGCGCGGCGGGGCGGTGGTCGCGGTGGCATCGACGGCGGCGCTCGGGTGGGAACAACGCATCCAGGTGCTCAACGGCTTACTCGAATCGACCGATGCGCAGGCAGTCATGCGCTGGCAGGCCGGCCAGGACCCGGCCTACCCGGTCTACAGCACCTCCAAGCAGGCGATGATCCTGTACGCCAAGCGGCGAGCCGCGACGGCACACGCCCAGTACGGCGTGCGGATCAACACCGTGAGCCCGGGCCCGGTGGAAACGCCGATCCTGCCCGACTTCGAGCGGTCGATGGGCAAAGAGATGCTCGACACCGTACGCACCGCTGTCGGCCGGCACGCCGGCGTCGAGGACATCGTCCCGGTGATCGACTTCCTCGGCTCCCCCGCCGCTGGCTGGATCACCGGCCAGGACGTTCTCGTCGATGGCGGCTTCATCAACTCGATCACCGCCGGCACACCCATCCCCGCGTAG
- a CDS encoding amidohydrolase family protein, producing the protein MSQFRDAPIFDADQHMYETPESLTKYLPEKYSRAVQFAQIGRQTRIIINNHVSDFIPNPTFERVAAPGAHEKFFAGENTEGLTLREMQGPAIEAPAATRNPADRVAELDRQGVTEALNYPTLASLVEHSSADDPELTLAIIHALNQWMAEHWTYNYRGRVFSTPIINLSEVDGAQRELEYILGQGAAVALIKPGPVKGIRGWRSPALPEFDPFWRDVQAAGLPIVLHASFPPLDDYVGRWEPPYTQNFMAQSAFRWMVLGHREIADMITSLICHGTLTRFPKLRIASVENGSSWIRPLFDDFGDLYKKMPQNFPEHPHDVFRRNIWVSPFWEGAVSDVVDTVGWDKVLFGSDYPHPEGLAEPKGFWKYAEGMDVRRTYDFMGDNARRFMGLPIANPDSAASKPPALADA; encoded by the coding sequence ATGAGCCAGTTCCGTGACGCACCGATCTTCGATGCCGACCAACACATGTACGAAACCCCCGAGTCGCTGACCAAGTACCTCCCGGAGAAGTATTCGCGGGCGGTGCAATTCGCCCAGATCGGCCGCCAGACCCGGATCATCATCAACAACCATGTCAGCGACTTCATCCCCAACCCCACCTTCGAGCGGGTCGCCGCGCCGGGTGCACACGAGAAGTTCTTCGCGGGGGAGAACACCGAGGGCCTGACCTTGCGCGAGATGCAGGGCCCGGCCATCGAGGCGCCGGCGGCCACCCGCAACCCCGCCGACCGGGTCGCCGAACTGGACCGCCAGGGCGTCACCGAGGCGCTGAACTACCCCACGCTGGCCAGCCTGGTCGAGCACTCCAGCGCCGACGACCCGGAGCTCACGCTGGCCATCATTCACGCGCTCAACCAGTGGATGGCCGAGCACTGGACCTACAACTACCGCGGCCGGGTGTTCTCCACACCGATCATCAACCTCTCCGAGGTCGACGGCGCGCAGCGAGAACTGGAGTACATCCTCGGCCAGGGTGCCGCGGTGGCGCTGATCAAACCCGGCCCGGTCAAGGGCATCCGCGGTTGGCGCTCGCCGGCACTGCCGGAGTTCGACCCGTTCTGGCGCGATGTGCAGGCCGCGGGCCTACCCATCGTGCTGCACGCCAGCTTCCCGCCGCTCGATGACTACGTCGGCCGGTGGGAGCCACCGTACACGCAGAACTTCATGGCGCAGAGCGCCTTCCGCTGGATGGTGTTGGGCCACCGCGAGATCGCCGACATGATCACCAGCCTGATCTGCCACGGCACCCTGACCCGATTCCCCAAGCTGCGCATCGCCAGCGTGGAGAACGGCAGCTCGTGGATCCGGCCGCTCTTCGATGACTTCGGCGACCTTTACAAGAAGATGCCGCAGAACTTCCCGGAGCATCCACATGACGTGTTCCGGCGCAACATCTGGGTCAGCCCGTTCTGGGAGGGCGCCGTCTCCGATGTCGTGGACACCGTCGGCTGGGACAAGGTGCTGTTCGGGTCGGACTATCCGCACCCCGAGGGCCTGGCCGAGCCGAAGGGATTCTGGAAGTACGCCGAGGGCATGGATGTGCGGCGCACCTACGACTTCATGGGCGACAACGCCCGCCGGTTCATGGGACTGCCGATCGCGAACCCGGATTCGGCGGCCAGCAAGCCGCCGGCGCTCGCCGACGCCTAG